In a single window of the Acyrthosiphon pisum isolate AL4f chromosome X, pea_aphid_22Mar2018_4r6ur, whole genome shotgun sequence genome:
- the LOC107884910 gene encoding uncharacterized protein LOC107884910 — protein sequence MPKIRSSFCNKIREWISTANTDTEVFTTDGKIVFCNPCGKSIVCERKSQVDQHIKTVIVIKKLETQNMTLHESISIINETKEKINSIPGSKGATLATKLNELSNKNEGLKILRKINSVLFGENVQLEDLYQDPTIL from the exons atgccAAAAATAAGGAGTTCGTTTTGTAACAAAATTCGCGAATGGATTTCCACAGCAAATACAGACACCGAGGTTTTCACTACTGACGGGAAAATAGTATTTTGTAACCCTTGTGGAAAATCTATTGTTTGTGAGAGAAAGTCTCAGGTAGATCAACACATAAAAACAG TGATAgtcataaaaaaacttgaaactcAAAATATGACTTTACATGAAAGCATTTCAATAATTAACGAAacgaaagaaaaaattaattctattccTGGATCGAAAGGTGCAACACTTGCAACAAAATTAAACGAGCTTTCCAACAAAAATGAAGGTCTGAAGATTCTACGAAAAATTAATTCAGTGTTATTTGGCGAAAACGTTCAGCTCGAAGATCTTTATCAAGACCCGACAATACTATAA
- the LOC100575234 gene encoding protein eiger-like, whose protein sequence is MFTLHTRVQKKCDAIKETVGMEIITEQDLLCYVSEVPMLTTNIQLSPQNMDAVGDGFARNYNMVPSTKRSPIPSMPIKMIVFIFPVLLCIFSCVLTVTFSYKWHMDSNQLLVATVEDAIRDLNTFTDIVRDELLAKHVSNTYKDQHKSNIDGNDYEEVAGDFDEGDRFMGRDSMDNNWPANQYQANESNKPKNRDRRNAVIDATTIVKNELNSSKNGTADVEIIQEENTMRTYRQERSKKMGSTIKKRYNESDEKSYEDFKDTLENAAAHFTSDSSKYSTKIHQHYNGNGRLKHPDGDFRDWTQHWWDKNLNTSNHFIMKNGQVEIIKPGLYFVYAQIYYSDTHDINGYYVMKNDEKILGCTSTRHQDTQASDSCYTAGLIYFNSKDNLSIRGLDTHRFIILDPVKSFFGLFRIS, encoded by the exons atgtttactttacaTACCcgggttcaaaaaaaatgtgatgCTATAAAAGAAACAGTAGGTATGGAAATCATTACAGAACAAGATTTGCTCTGCTACGTCTCAGAAGTACCTATGTTAACCACCAACATACAACTAAGTCCTCAAAACATGGATGCTGTAGGCGACGGATTCGCTCGTAATTACAACATGGTGCCGTCTACCAAAAGATCTCCAATACCTTCTATGCcgataaaaatgattgttttcatttttcccGTTTTATTGTGCATATTCAGTTGTGTATTGACTGTTACATTTTCCTACAAATGGCACATGGACTCTAATCAACTACTTGTAGCTACAGTTGAGGATGCAATTCGTGATTTGAATACCTTCACTGACATAGTTAGAGATGAACTTTTAGCTAAACACGTAAGCAATACATACAAAGATCAACATAAATCTAATATTGATGGTAACGACTACGAAGAAGTGGCAGGAGACTTTGACGAAGGAGATCGATTTATGGGCAGAGACTCAATGGACAATAATTGGCCAGCAAATCAATATCAGGCAAATGAatcaaataaaccaaaaaaccGAGACCGGCGTAACGCAGTGATTGATGCAAcaacaatagtaaaaaatgaattaaacag ctCAAAAAATGGAACGGCTGACGTAGAAATAATTCAAGAAGAAAATACAATGAGGACCTATAGACAAGAAAGGTCTAAAAAAATGGGATCTACAATAAAAAAACGTTATAATGAATCAGATGAAAAATCGTACGAAGATTTTAAAGATACTCTAGAAAATGCTGCAGCACATTTTACAAGCGATTCTTCAAAATATAGTACCAAAATACATCAACATTACaatg gaaaTGGACGTTTGAAACACCCGGATGGTGATTTTAGAGACTGGACCCAACATTGGTGGGATAAAAATCTTAACACCTCAAATCATTTCATAATGAAAAATGGCcaagttgaaataataaaaccaggactttattttgtttatgcTCAA atatattattcaGATACACATGACATTAATGGATACTATGTTAtgaaaaatgatgaaaaaatacttGGTTGTACTTCAACTCGACATCAAGATACTCAAGCATCGGATTCGTGTTACACTGCAGgtctaatatatttcaattctaAAGATAACTTATCCATAAGAGGTTTAGATACtcatagatttataattttggatcctgtaaaaagtttttttggGCTCTTTAGAATATCATAA